The following proteins are co-located in the Tachysurus vachellii isolate PV-2020 chromosome 17, HZAU_Pvac_v1, whole genome shotgun sequence genome:
- the LOC132860129 gene encoding odorant receptor 131-2-like, whose product MAFSNDSKEEVLLIYQQIFQVGLTEGPISKVTFSILMSLFFIYLNAIMVYTLRSKPVFKETPRYILFTHMLLNDSIHLLFSSLLYILGLAYLKLVLATCAFLVFVSATTFNNAPLNLAVMSLERYVAIRFPLRHAEIATQKRTYIAIGIIWFIGSINFIIDLLYGVVTDSSLFTTQIFCTRERLFLKQWQVDVYRGVSIFYFVSVSVIIIFTYISILITAWSISSNKDSAAKAHKTVLLHLIQLVLCLTSFLYSIIERAAAMAGSSSLFLDLRYLNYLFVLILPRCLSPLIYGLRDDAVRPLFIYYFRFGTCIHKSTVNVR is encoded by the coding sequence ATGGCATTCAGTAATGATAGCAAAGAGGAAGTTTTACTGATATATCAGCAAATATTCCAGGTTGGACTGACTGAGGGACCAATATCAAAAGTCACTTTTTCAATATTAATGTCTCTGTTCTTTATCTATTTGAATGCTATCATGGTTTATACTCTTAGGAGTAAGCCTGTTTTTAAAGAGACGCCACGCTACATTCTGTTTACACACATGCTTCTAAATGACTCGATACAtctccttttttcctctttgttgtATATTTTAGGTCTGGCTTATCTCAAGTTAGTCTTGGCTACTTGTgcttttttggtttttgtttctgCTACAACTTTTAATAACGCACCTTTAAACCTTGCTGTGATGTCACTAGAGCGTTATGTGGCTATACGCTTTCCTCTAAGACATGCTGAAATAGCCACTCAGAAAAGAACTTATATTGCCATTGGAATTATTTGGTTTATTGGTTCTATAAACTTCATAATTGACTTGCTGTATGGAGTAGTGACGGATTCCAGCCTTTTCACAACACAAATATTTTGCACAAGAGAAAGACTTTTCTTAAAGCAATGGCAGGTAGATGTTTATCGAGGCGTTAGCATATTCTactttgtgtcagtgtctgtgatcATCATTTTCACTTATATCAGCATATTGATCACAGCCTGGTCCATTTCATCCAATAAAGACTCTGCTGCAAAAGCTCACAAGACCGTGCTGCTGCACCTCATTCAGCTGGTGCTGTGCCTCACCTCTTTTCTCTACAGCATTATAGAGCGAGCTGCAGCAATGGCTGGCAGCAGCAGCCTCTTTTTGGATTTGCGttatctgaattatttatttgtgctgATCTTGCCACGTTGCCTAAGCCCACTCATCTATGGACTGAGAGACGATGCTGTACGACCTTTATTTATCTACTACTTCCGCTTTGGTACATGCATTCACAAGTCTACAGTCAATGTACGCTGA
- the LOC132860221 gene encoding odorant receptor 131-2-like has product MAVSNDSTSEVLFIHQQMFQVALTEGPLSKVSVATIMSLFFTYLNAIMVYTIWSKPVLKETPRYILFTHMLLNDSIQLIVTSMLYIFSLSFFKLITFACAFLVFVSSTTFNNAPLNLAVMSLERYVAIRFPLRHAEIATQKRTHIAIGAIWFMGSINFIIDLIYGVVMDSNFLTSQIFCTRERLFKRPWQADVLQGFYIFYFVSVTVIILFTYISIMITARSISSNKDSAAKAHKTVLLHIIQLGLCLTSFLYSIIERAAAMAGSSILFMDLRYLNYLFVLILPRCLSPLIYGLRDEAVCPLLMHYFRCAKGKRKSTVNVH; this is encoded by the coding sequence ATGGCAGTCAGTAATGATAGCACATCAGAGGTTTTGTTTATACACCAACAAATGTTTCAGGTTGCACTGACTGAAGGACCACTTTCAAAAGTTAGTGTTGCAACAAtaatgtcacttttttttacttatttgaaTGCTATCATGGTCTACACTATTTGGAGTAAACCTGTTTTAAAAGAGACTCCACGCTACATTCTCTTTACCCACATGCTCCTCAATGACTCGATTCAGCTCATCGTTACCTCCATGTTGTACATCTTCAGTTTGTCCTTTTtcaaattaattacatttgcttgtgcttttttggtttttgtttcatCGACCACTTTTAATAACGCACCTTTAAACCTTGCTGTAATGTCACTAGAGCGTTATGTGGCTATACGCTTTCCTCTAAGACATGCTGAAATAGCCACTCAGAAAAGAACTCATATTGCTATCGGAGCCATTTGGTTTATGGGTTCTATAAACTTCATAATCGACTTGATATATGGAGTAGTGATGGATTCTAACTTTCTAACTTCGCAAATATTTTGCACAAGAGAAAGACTTTTCAAGAGGCCATGGCAAGCAGATGTTTTGCAGGGCTTTTACATATTCTACTTTGTGTCAGTGACTGTGATTATCCTTTTCACTTATATCAGCATAATGATCACAGCCAGGTCCATTTCATCCAATAAAGACTCTGCTGCAAAAGCTCACAAGACCGTGCTGCTGCACATCATTCAGCTGGGCCTGTGCCTCACCTCTTTTCTCTACAGCATTATAGAACGAGCTGCAGCAATGGCTGGCAGCAGCATTCTTTTCATGGACCTACGTTATCTGAACTACCTGTTTGTGCTGATCTTACCACGCTGCTTAAGCCCACTCATCTACGGACTGAGAGACGAAGCTGTATGTCCATTACTCATGCACTATTTCCGCTGTGCCAAAGGCAAACGTAAGTCTACAGTCAATGTTCACTGA
- the LOC132860174 gene encoding odorant receptor 131-2-like, protein MSVSNDSTVKDLLIHQQIFLLAMTEGKMSKVIFSILMSLFFIYLNAIMVYTLWSKPVFKVTPRYILFNHMLFNDSIHLIFSSLLYILVLASLKLVMAACTVLVFVSGTTFYNAPLILAVMSLERYVAINFPLRHAEIATQKRTYIAIGIIWYMSMMHFIIDVLYVLLTDPTVFSSQIFCTREKLFIKQWQVNLQQGLNIFFFVSVSVIILFTYIRILITARSISSNNDSAVKAHKTVLLHIIQLSLCLTSFLFSIIDRVTATSSTSTSLYVDLRYLNYLFVLILPRCLSPLIYGLRDVAVRPLFIYYFRCATGKRRSTVNVH, encoded by the coding sequence ATGTCAGTTTCTAATGATAGCACAGTTAAGGATTTGCTTATACATCAGCAAATATTCCTGCTTGCAATGACTGAAGGCAAAATGTCAAAAGTCATATTTTCAATATTAATGTCTCTGTTCTTCATCTATTTAAATGCTATCATGGTCTATACTCTTTGGAGTAAGCCTGTTTTTAAAGTGACACCACGCTACATTCTGTTTAACCACATGCTTTTCAATGACTCGATACAtctcattttttcctctttgttgtATATTTTAGTTCTGGCCTCTCTCAAATTAGTCATGGCTGCTTGTActgttttagtttttgtttcagGCACAACTTTCTATAACGCACCTTTAATCCTGGCTGTGATGTCACTAGAGCGTTATGTGGCTATAAACTTTCCTCTAAGACATGCTGAAATAGCCACTCAGAAAAGAACTTATATTGCTATTGGAATTATTTGGTATATGAGTATGATGCACTTCATAATTGACGTGCTTTATGTATTATTGACTGATCCTACAGTTTTTTCATCGCAAATATTTTGCACAAGAGAAAAACTCTTCATAAAGCAATGGCAAGTAAATCTTCAACAGGGCCTCAACATATTCttctttgtgtcagtgtctgtgatcATCCTTTTCACTTATATTAGAATTTTGATCACAGCCAGGTCCATTTCCTCCAATAATGACTCTGCTGTAAAAGCTCACAAGACCGTGCTGCTGCACATCATTCAGCTGTCCCTCTGCCttacttcctttctttttaGCATTATAGATCGAGTTACAGCAACGagcagcaccagcaccagcctCTATGTAGATCTTCGTTATCTAAACTATTTGTTTGTGCTGATCTTGCCACGCTGCTTAAGCCCACTCATCTATGGACTGAGGGATGTTGCTGTAAGACCTTTGTTTATCTACTACTTTCGCTGTGCCACAGGCAAACGCAGGTCTACTGTCAATGTACACTGA